In the Loxodonta africana isolate mLoxAfr1 chromosome 1, mLoxAfr1.hap2, whole genome shotgun sequence genome, one interval contains:
- the LOC100659203 gene encoding trace amine-associated receptor 7a-like, with translation MSNDWSPPAPVQLCYQNLNGSCVKTSYSPAPRVMLYLVFGSGAVLAVFGNLLVMISILHFKQLHSPANFLIASLACADFLVGVTVMPFSTVRSVESCWYFGEIYCTFHSCLEGSFCYASIFHLCFISVDRFIAVTDPLIYPTRFTASVSGICIAFSWLLSIGYSFSLFGSGANETGLEELVSALSCVGGCQIAVNSNWVFVNFVLFFIPTLVMIIVYSKIFLIAKQQARKMESLSNKTETSSDSYKDRVAKRERKAARTLGIAVIAFLISWLPYFIDTVIDAFLGFITPVYIYEILVWFAYYNSAMNPLIYAFFYPWFRKAIKLIITGKVLRENSSTTNLFSD, from the coding sequence ATGAGCAACGATTGGTCCCCCCCTGCCCCTGTACAGCTGTGCTACCAGAACCTGAATGGATCCTGTGTCAAAACTTCCTACTCGCCCGCACCACGGGTGATGCTGTACTTGGTGTTTGGCTCTGGGGCTGTGCTAGCTGTGTTTGGAAACCTCCTGGTGATGATTTCAATTCTTCATTTCAAGCAGCTGCACTCACCAGCCAATTTCTTGATCGCATCCCTGGCCTGCGCTGACTTCTTGGTGGGAGTGACTGTGATGCCCTTCAGCACAGTGAGGTCTGTGGAGAGCTGCTGGTACTTTGGGGAGATCTACTGTACATTTCACTCTTGTTTGGAAGGGTCATTCTGTTATGCTTCTATCTTCCACTTGTGTTTCATTTCTGTCGATAGATTCATTGCTGTCACTGACCCTCTGATCTATCCAACCAGGTTTACAGCATCTGTTTCTGGCATATGTATTGCCTTCTCCTGGCTTCTTTCAATTGGTTATAGTTTTTCACTTTTTGGCTCAGGTGCAAATGAAACTGGGCTGGAGGAACTCGTAAGTGCTCTCTCCTGTGTGGGAGGCTGTCAAATTGCAGTAAATTCTAACTGGGTgtttgtgaattttgttttattttttatccccACGCTTGTGATGATAATTGTGTACTCCAAGATTTTTCTCATAGCTAAACAACAAGCCAGGAAAATGGAAAGTCTGAGCAATAAGACTGAGACATCATCAGACAGCTACAAAGACAGAGTGGCCAAGAGGGAGAGAAAAGCAGCCAGAACGCTGGGAATTGCTGTGATAGCATTCCTGATTTCATGGTTGCCCTACTTCATTGATACAGTAATTGATGCCTTCCTGGGTTTCATCACACCCGTGTACATTTATGAAATATTAGTTTGGTTTGCTTATTATAACTCAGCGATGAACCCCTTGATTTATGCTTTCTTTTATCCTTGGTTTCGAAAAGCCATCAAACTAATCATCACTGGCAAAGTCTTGAGAGAGAATTCTTCAACAACAAATTTATTCTCAGATTAA